One part of the Anopheles merus strain MAF chromosome 3L, AmerM5.1, whole genome shotgun sequence genome encodes these proteins:
- the LOC121598688 gene encoding telomere-associated protein RIF1-like, whose protein sequence is MLQWIKEDMNALLKLCLNSKHDTALRDLLYDTLLTIAESDLLHVKIGYDSPEQLMFNYQMIMPFVLNSQLPIPDSKSEEITNCLFDLKGYSVKNAYWDMLQKTIQYISHQDKNSTNNSIQFRTIRTRIYILLGNHLVDQMSDDSEGFLAHQTTVMSFLLYPLEYDQLLLVENVKELWTKLYDEVVKHDSTCCELKNTFCEMIKAMTVAKHGYNLAVLADFFCYIIQSLPAHFESTSPPVKVLELFKDVSRKGLAYKSNLDRVEVMVRCFRELLEKFDARDILILVLPIRNAINELVSNENGLAMNEVKKTLKVVTNKMLLKEMATDLISQSNDVKWNYKMLLKTLLDLPEDLKKGWKTAEMKKRMMACEGNISNTKTPTRKTPDDEFVVIEKVWKFQPEMLTEHQREKMMEKRTDIPALYNDMSQSQDSFVIKPWTPSKGVASLKQERTKATVAVTTVDNAPPNPVESSIPATEIIETVSIVESDPLISTTTDSACDSNTHRLDKENNNGNVLRDQSVTSLEKEGQTESEEDKAAEKQQNRRKSILDQLRIDTVEGKNLNVMNLSRTRHSESLETRTTRRKSMSSQKMGNEKKRNNGEIINRDTKSASASKAVKSKGSQQRERRMSRKLLKFENDEQATNSTPSSSSQHQSKADVSDDVIESSQSDSSETTNRRTSFAKPNAQEPKEKTIAPSAPSTEMKQTEEITLQDETPLLSPIKELNASDTSSGTKVNDVQNNDSDNSVLPNQKKETGVTVPAETKESPKKGISCDESTRKPETHHQSSSTSSACEQQNAVVTSQTVMLSPNRRSSRLSLEDNKQNIGKLVAFSPKKMLENKNVATLLYSPSRSMHKQEIMCKGTPSKNTNDACNNAMREALQIGSTSNSNTNDKDECKLVENRSGLSSPKVARFSPLVVLEPIVNLGKPLQDVDGSEPKDISHPISSAMVTQNDEKLSSCNAQQSQPSEEHRASHLNPATHVDTNADCTPKVCPEQPMISVEQSTREQSELGMEQLSPIKNLDEEMEPLNKSLNRSIVSSPDLAGVEDRNADLLNSTLNISPISEEKGTMTKCVDSGELAGSADRRSSGRIVGREREIIPTSNTSVQTPLMSRRTKPDPTPQTPSGSSSGLKARRQQQPSIPRSPRTSMIGMGGRGAQLINLIRNQQTDQSPKPNTPPQNASTPKGGQSSATANRLMMRKRAIVGSAASSAPVDDSPALETLKEREEMSHNNPSQYLVFSKVLPSPQASPAGSILKRRHNQDESGDDIDSPINKRKRVSFHDPPVSLTKEYIRQVEECRPASVSRSLQLNSNIMSSADRAKFLMRRKSKSDSISELQNFTNEQTNAAKKMDAAISENAPNDENMEGEEEELTSSPESLDEHEFMMHDGTNNMTALQVSSDCMDVDGNENKSNSKSK, encoded by the exons ATGTTGCAGTGGATCAAAGAGGACATGAACGCGCTTTTAAAACTG TGTCTTAACTCCAAGCACGACACTGCCCTTCGTGATCTACTGTATGATACATTGCTAACTATTGCGGAGAGTGATTTACTTCACGTCAAAATTGGATACGATTCACCAGAGCAGTTGATGTTTAATTATCAAATGATTATGCCATTTGTGTTGAACTCTCAGCTTCCGATTCCTGATTC GAAAAGTGAAGAAATAACAAACTGCTTATTTGATCTGAAAGGATACTCCGTTAAAAACGCATATTGGGACATGCTTCAGAAAACTATCCAATACATTTCCCATCAAGACAAAAACAGTACCAATAACAGCATTCAGTTTCGCACGATACGAACTCGCATTTACATACTGTTGGGAAATCATCTTGTTGATCAAATGAGTGACGATTCGGAAGGATTTTTAGCTCATCAAACCACAGTGATGTCCTTTTTACTGTACCCATTGGAATATGACCAGCTACTTTTAGTTGAGAACGTGAAGGAACTCTGGACTAAGCTGTATGATGAAGTGGTAAAGCATGACTCAACATGttgtgaattaaaaaatacattctgcGAAATGATAAAAGCCATGACGGTCGCAAAGCATGGTTACAATCTCGCAGTTCTGGCAGATTTCTTCTGTTACATAATACAGTCACTGCCAGCGCACTTTGAATCTACAAGTCCACCCGTAAAAGTGTTGGAGCTTTTTAAAGATGTTTCTAGAAAAGGGCTCGCCTACAAATCGAATCTGGATCGCGTGGAGGTAATGGTACGTTGCTTCCGGGAACTTTTGGAGAAATTTGACGCCAGAGACATATTGATCTTGGTTTTACCGATAAGGAATGCAATTAACGAGCTggtttcgaatgaaaatgggTTGGCTATGAACGAAgtgaaaaaaacacttaaagtTGTAACCAACAAAATGCTTTTGAAGGAAATGGCTACCGATTTGATCTCTCAGTCCAATGATGTGAAATGGAATTATAAAATGTTACTCAAGACCTTATTAGATTTACCAGAGGATTTAAAAAAGGGTTGGAAAACTGCGGAAATGAAAAAGCGTATGATGGCCTGTGAAGGTAACATTAGCAACACCAAAACTCCAACACGTAAAACACCTGACGATGAATTCGTGGTGATAGAAAAGGTATGGAAGTTCCAACCGGAAATGCTAACCGAACATCAACGGGAAAAAATGATGGAGAAGCGAACAGATATTCCTGCATTGTACAACGATATGAGCCAATCGCAAGACAGTTTCGTTATAAAACCGTGGACACCAAGTAAGGGTGTTGCTTCGTTAAAACAGGAACGTACTAAAGCTACCGTTGCTGTCACCACTGTTGACAACGCGCCTCCAAACCCGGTAGAAAGCAGTATTCCAGCAACAGAAATCATAGAAACTGTATCGATAGTAGAAAGCGATCCACTTATATCGACGACAACGGACAGTGCATGTGATTCCAACACGCACCGTTTAgataaagaaaacaacaatggGAATGTTCTGCGTGACCAATCAGTAACATCCTTAGAAAAGGAGGGGCAAACCGAATCAGAAGAAGATAAGGCGGccgaaaagcaacaaaacagaagaaaatcCATTTTAGATCAACTGCGCATCGACACAGTGGAAGGTAAAAATCTTAATGTGATGAATTTGTCGCGCACGCGGCATTCGGAATCATTGGAAACGAGAACCACAAGACGGAAAAGTATGTCGAGTCAAAAAATGGGgaacgagaaaaaaagaaataatggTGAAATTATAAACCGAGACACTAAGAGTGCTTCTGCGTCAAAGGCAGTTAAATCGAAAGGATCACAACAACGAGAAAGGCGAATGTCTAGAAAACTGTTAAAGTTTGAAAACGACGAACAAGCTACCAACTCAACGCCGTCTTCGTCGAGTCAACATCAATCCAAAGCTGATGTATCGGATGATGTAATCGAATCTTCTCAATCCGACTCATCAGAAACGACTAACAGAAGAACTTCCTTTGCTAAGCCTAATGCTCAAGAaccgaaagaaaaaacaatcgcCCCATCGGCGCCAAGCACAGAAATGAAGCAAACTGAAGAGATCACGCTGCAAGACGAAACCCCTCTTCTATCGCCCATCAAAGAATTGAATGCTTCTGACACTAGCTCAGGCACTAAAGTAAACGACGTACAAAATAATGATTCAGACAATTCTGTACTTCCGaatcaaaagaaagaaactgGGGTAACTGTACCGGCAGAAACAAAAGAATCACCTAAAAAAGGGATTAGCTGCGATGAAAGCACTAGGAAACCTGAAACACACCACCAAAGTTCTTCAACGAGTTCTGCTTGTGAACAACAAAATGCTGTAGTAACAAGTCAAACTGTTATGCTGTCTCCAAACAGACGCTCCTCTCGGCTGTCTCTGGAAGATAACAAGCAGAACATTGGCAAGTTGGTTGCTTTTTCGCCAAAGAAAATGTTGGAAAACAAGAATGTGGCAACATTATTATACAGTCCCTCCAGATCAATGCATAAGCAAGAAATAATGTGCAAAGGTACGCCGTCGAAAAACACTAATGATGCCTGCAATAACGCAATGAGAGAAGCGCTACAGATCGGTAGCACGTCGAACAGCAACACTAATGACAAAGATGAATGTAAACTAGTTGAGAATCGGAGCGGTTTGTCTAGCCCCAAGGTTGCACGGTTCAGTCCATTAGTTGTGTTGGAACCGATTGTAAACCTCGGAAAGCCATTGCAGGACGTCGATGGAAGTGAACCAAAAGACATCTCTCATCCCATCAGCTCAGCGATGGTAACGCAAAACGACGAGAAACTTTCTAGCTGCAATGCACAGCAATCACAGCCATCCGAAGAACATCGTGCATCACACCTTAATCCTGCCACGCATGTAGATACGAATGCAGATTGCACCCCTAAGGTGTGCCCAGAACAACCGATGATATCTGTAGAGCAATCCACCCGTGAACAATCAGAACTTGGCATGGAACAACTTTCTCCTATTAAGAATTTGGACGAGGAGATGGAGCCGCTGAATAAGTCACTCAATCGTAGCATAGTATCATCGCCAGATCTTGCCGGTGTGGAAGATAGGAATGCCGATTTGTTGAATAGTACATTGAATATTTCTCCAATATCGGAAGAGAAAGGTACCATGACTAAATGCGTGGATAGTGGAGAGTTGGCCGGTAGCGCTGATAGACGTTCATCTGGACGTATTGTTGGCAGAGAACGGGAAATAATTCCAACCAGCAACACATCCGTTCAAACACCTCTTATGTCCCGTCGCACTAAGCCCGACCCAACACCGCAGACTCCTTCAGGGTCGAGTAGTGGACTTAAAGCTCGCCGTCAGCAGCAGCCCTCTATTCCACGAAGTCCAAGGACAAGTATGATCGGTATGGGTGGGCGTGGTGCACAGCTGATCAATTTGATCCGCAACCAACAAACCGATCAATCTCCAAAACCGAACACTCCTCCCCAAAATGCATCGACACCGAAGGGAGGCCAATCATCAGCAACTGCAAACCGTCTCATGATGCGCAAGAGAGCCATTGTAGGGAGTGCCGCTTCTTCAGCACCTGTTGATGACAGCCCAGCCTTAGAAACGTtgaaagaaagagaggaaaTGAGTCATAATAATCCATCTCAGTACTTGGTTTTCTCGAAAGTACTTCCTTCACCACAAGCATCGCCAGCAGGTAGCATACTGAAACGTAGGCACAACCAAGATGAGAGTGGTGATGATATTGATTCACCGATTAACAAGCGAAAACGCGTAAGCTTTCACGATCCTCCTGTATCTCTTACCAAGGAATACATTCGACAAGTGGAAGAGTGTCGTCCAGCATCAGTGAGTCGCAGTCTGCAACTAAACAGCAACATTATGTCGTCAGCTGATAGGGCAAAGTTTCTGATGAGACGTAAAAGCAAATCAGATAGCATTTCAGAACTGCAAAACTTTACCAACGAGCAGACAAATGCAGCAAAGAAAATGGATGCCGCGATCTCAGAGAATGCACCGAATGACGAGAATATGGAAGGTGAGGAAGAGGAGCTAACATCTTCACCGGAATCGTTGGATGAGCACGAGTTCATGATGCACGATGGTACGAATAATATGACCGCGCTGCAGGTCTCCTCTGACTGTATGGATgtggatggaaatgaaaacaaatctaATTCGAAATCAAAATAG